Proteins found in one Aspergillus puulaauensis MK2 DNA, chromosome 8, nearly complete sequence genomic segment:
- a CDS encoding peroxidase family protein (COG:S;~EggNog:ENOG410PKRB;~InterPro:IPR036851,IPR000028;~PFAM:PF01328;~SECRETED:SignalP(1-22);~go_function: GO:0004601 - peroxidase activity [Evidence IEA]), whose translation MKVWSLVLFAACAASFPSFEHGHGHQRLHEKTLQNLPAEVVAQLREQHHDKRLFSSLDTPVDITGEHAFHPPDYDNGDQRGPCPGLNALANHGYIPRSGVVSFTGVVGAINKVYGMGVDLALILATMGLVWVGNPLSINPGFSIGGRDTGVNNILNNGLGLLGEPQGLTGSHNFIESDSSNTRDDIYVTGDAATMNMTLFREWYAMADENGTFSLDTMAKRASIRFEQTKATNPEFYYGPVTGFLARNAGFLFAGRLFRNHSTEQPDGVLTKEIVRNLFAVYGDEDNLEYRRGWERLPENWYRRPTDWGLLNLNADLLDWTMKYPELSSIGGNTGTVNSFTGLDLSDLTGGVLNATTLLEGNNLLCFVFEILKFASPNILSGLYQTLAVPLDFITKALEIPLLDLACPAFKDMQVGGKPAWEAIQDLFPGAAKSTSIL comes from the exons ATGAAAGTGTGGTCTCTCGTTCTGTTCGCGGCCTGCGCAGCCAGTTTCCCTTCTTTTGAGCATGGACATGGCCACCAAAGACTTCATGAGAAGACTCTGCAAAACCTTCCAGCTGAGGTTGTGGCACAGCTGAGGGAGCAGCACCATGACAAACGGCTGTTTAGCTCTTTGGACACGCCCGTTGACA TCACCGGGGAGCATGCTTTCCATCCCCCCGACTACGACAACGGCGACCAGCGTGGTCCTTGTCCCGGGCTCAATGCTCTTGCGAACCACGGCTATATCCCGCGGAGTGGTGTTGTTTCG TTCACCGGAGTCGTCGGTGCCATCAACAAGG TGTACGGAATGGGCGTTGACCTCGCCTTGATCCTCGCCACCATGGGCCTCGTCTGGGTCGGCAATCCTCTGTCCATCAACCCTGGCTTTTCCATCGGTGGGCGTGATACCGGCGTCAACAACATCTTGAATAATGGACTGGGGCTACTCG GCGAACCACAGGGCTTAACAGGCTCGCACAACTTCATCGAGTCAGACTCCTCCAATACGCGCGACGACATCTACGTGACCGGCGACGCCGCGACGATGAACATGACCCTCTTCCGCGAATGGTACGCAATGGCCGACGAGAACGGAACCTTCTCTTTGGACACGATGGCCAAACGAGCCTCGATACGATTCGAGCAGACCAAAGCTACGAACCCTGAATTCTACTACGGACCTGTTACTGGGTTCCTTGCTCGCAATGCTGGATTTCTGTTTGCAGGCAGGCTGTTCAGGAACCACTCTACGGAGCAGCCGGATGGTGTCTTGA CCAAGGAAATCGTGCGCAACCTCTTCGCCGTCTACGGAGATGAAGACAACCTTGAATATCGAAGAGGCTGGGAGCGCCTCCCTGAAAACTGGTACAGGAGGCCCACAGACTGGGGTCTTCTGAACCTCAACGCCGACCTCCTCGACTGGACCATGAAGTATCCCGAGCTGTCAAG CATCGGTGGAAATACCGGCACCGTCAACAGTTTCACCGGCCTCGACTTGTCCGACCTCACCGGCGGCGTACTTAACGCCACGACCCTCCTCGAGGGAAACAACCTGCTCTGTTTCGTATTTGAGATCCTCAAGTTCGCCAGTCCCAACATCCTATCCGGCCTTTACCAGACTCTCGCGGTCCCTCTAGACTTCATCACTAAGGCTCTGGAGATCCCGCTGCTCGATCTGGCTTGTCCTGCATTCAAGGATATGCAAGTTGGTGGGAAGCCGGCGTGGGAGGCTATCCAGGATTTGTTCCCTGGTGCGGCCAAGAGCACGAGTATTCTATAG
- a CDS encoding uncharacterized protein (COG:S;~EggNog:ENOG410PIUV;~TransMembrane:7 (o12-36i48-68o88-113i125-146o177-196i208-233o245-265i)): MCDMPVRDRTKLVSITGLAGVGIAFLVFCLRIIARLPCCGGQIGWDDWAMVLTMCCVIPLSALSWVLADDGLGLDMWTVPFDKVTHILYVYFWDEILYLTSVGLTKISILCFYLRVFPRREIRRLIFVAIGLNVSYIFVFNIITIFQCKPVQGAWLRWDEEHEFKCNNVNGQVWCSAIFNIILDVIVMALPLRELYMLNLSWRKKAFVMCMFSLGIFVTLISVIRLDALIVFANTQNLTWDYVKVGYWSTIEVHVGVICACLPALRSLFRRLWPCAFGDTQTGTSQGRRTKSTGTGSRNALKHGDDHFVPLVDMANGNGSSSTYNNEHEHNPRF; this comes from the exons ATGTGCGATATGCCGGTCCGCGACCGCACCAAGCTGGTCTCGATAACCGGTCTTGCGGGCGTAGGAATAGCATTCCTGGTGTTCTGTTTGCGCATTATCGCCAGGCTCCCCTGTTGCGGAGGGCAGATTGGCTGGGATGACTGGGCTATGGTGTTGACGATG TGCTGCGTTATTCCGCTATCAGCATTATCTTGGGTCT TGGCGGACGATGGGCTTGGCCTTGATATGTGGACGGTGCCATTTGACAAGGTCACTCACATTCTCTAC GTTTACTTCTGGGATGAAATACTTTACCTCACCTCAGTCGGACTGACGAAGATATCGATTCTCTGCTTCTACCTGCGTGTCTTTCCCCGCCGCGAGATCAGGAGACTTATATTTGTGGCAATCGGTCTCAACGTTTCCTACATCTTCGTGTTCAACATAatcaccatcttccagtgTAAACCAGTCCAAGGCGCCTGGCTGCGCTGGGATGAGGAGCATGAGTTTAAATGCAACAATGTCAACGGGCAGGTATGGTGTTCGGCAATCTTCAACATCATTCTCGATGTTATCGTCATGGCATTGCCTCTACGAGAACTCTACATGCTCAATTTatcctggaggaagaaggcatTCGTCATGTGCATGTTCTCTCTCGGAATCTT CGTCACCCTGATAAGCGTCATCCGTCTTGACGCGCTGATCGTCTTCGCCAACACCCAAAACCTCACCT GGGACTACGTGAAAGTGGGCTACTGGAGCACCATTGAAGTCCATGTCGGCGTGATCTGCGCCTGTCTCCCTGCTCTGCGGTCCTTGTTCCGCCGTCTCTGGCCTTGTGCCTTTGGGGATACGCAAACAGGCACGTCCCAGGGGCGCCGGACAAAGTCTACTGGGACAGGCTCCCGCAATGCACTGAAACACGGGGACGATCACTTTGTGCCGCTGGTGGATATGGCAAACGGCAACGGAAGCTCGAGCACGTATAACAACGAGCACGAGCACAACCCGCGGTTCTAG
- a CDS encoding GMC family oxidoreductase (CAZy:AA3;~COG:E;~EggNog:ENOG410PI4D;~InterPro:IPR012132,IPR036188,IPR000172,IPR007867;~PFAM:PF05199,PF00732;~SECRETED:SignalP(1-22);~go_function: GO:0016614 - oxidoreductase activity, acting on CH-OH group of donors [Evidence IEA];~go_function: GO:0050660 - flavin adenine dinucleotide binding [Evidence IEA];~go_process: GO:0055114 - oxidation-reduction process [Evidence IEA]) produces the protein MLVKELSVVSLLSSLLWNPALAAHAHQHTHRSSNANSSAEYDYIVVGSGAGGGPLAARLARGGHKVLLIDAGDDQGDALPQQIPAMQLHSTDYEPMRWDYFVNHYEDLSRQEQDSKMVYRTSDGELYRGTNPPDNAEPLGILYPRAGTLGGSTTHNAMVTIYPYERDWDDLAALTGNETWKADNMRNYYKRLEDNRYAPSDIVNHGFGGWLQTSLTQLTLVVEDLKLLSLVIAAGTAVGQNLVGKVLNTVTGLAGILTRDLNTGFPWRDKDEGLFQVPLAVKVPEYKRTGPRDFIVDTIDEGYKLDLQLTTLVTNVIFDTSGATPRAIGVDYLQGKSLYRADPRSGSASGGTPGKVYASKEVILAAGTFNTPQLLKLSGIGAKSELEKHNIDTIVDLPGVGKNMQDRYEATLIGKSPTDFVLTTKCTFLEELPDPCYEDWKNGVGFKGTYMTNGIAIAVIKKSSVAEHDEPDLLISGAPGNFMGYYPGFPQECLSDAQHWAWIVLKSRSRNNAGTVELRSTDPRDMPVITFRSFDEGVTTDGADEKDLQAVYEAMEFSREIFDNVVPLDGDFTESWPGRDNVTNEKEMKEFIKKEAWGHHACCTAPIGDDGDEMAVLDGDFRVRGVDGLRVVDASVFPKIPGYYIALPIYMISEKASDVILADAGKW, from the exons ATGCTGGTCAAGGAGTTGAGCGTCGTCTCCTTGCTGTCCAGCCTGCTATGGAATCCGGCCCTGGCAGCCCATGCACACCAGCACACCCATCGCAGTTCCAACGCCAACTCCAGCGCCGAGTATGACTATATCGTCGTcggctctggtgctggcggtggcccTCTCGCTGCCCGTCTGGCACGCGGCGGACACAAAGTGCTGCTGATTGACGCTGGCGATGACCAGGGTGATGCCTTGCCACAGCAGATCCCGGCCATGCAGCTGCACTCCACTGACTACGAGCCCATGCGATGGGACTACTTCGTGAATCACTACGAGGATCTCTCCCGGCAGGAGCAGGACAGCAAGATGGTTTACCGCACCTCAGACGGCGAGCTGTACAGGGGGACCAACCCTCCTGACAACGCGGAACCGTTGGGCATCTTGTATCCTCGTGCTGGTACTCTTGGCGGGTCCACGACGCACAATGCTATGGT TACTATCTACCCCTACGAGCGCGACTGGGACGACCTCGCCGCGCTCACAGGCAACGAGACCTGGAAGGCAGACAACATGCGCAACTACTACAAGCGTCTCGAAGATAACCGCTACGCACCCAGCGACATCGTCAACCACGGCTTCGGGGGCTGGCTGCAGACCTCTCTCACCCAGCtcaccctcgtcgtcgaagacctcaagctcctctccctcgtcaTTGCCGCCGGCACCGCCGTGGGCCAGAACCTCGTTGGCAAAGTCCTCAACACCGTCACCGGCCTGGCAGGCATTCTCACCCGCGATCTCAACACTGGCTTCCCGTGGAGGGATAAGGACGAGGGTCTCTTCCAAGTTCCTCTGGCAGTCAAGGTCCCTGAATACAAACGTACCGGTCCGAGGGACTTCATTGTCGACACCATCGACGAAGGATACAAGCTCGATCTCCAGCTCACAACCCTCGTCACCAATGTCATCTTCGATACATCCGGCGCCACCCCCCGTGCCATCGGCGTCGACTACCTCCAAGGCAAGAGCCTCTACCGCGCAGACCCTCGCTCCGGCTCTGCATCAGGCGGAACCCCCGGAAAGGTCTACGCATCCAAGGAAGTCATTCTCGCCGCTGGAACATTCAACACGCCCCAACTCCTCAAACTCAGCGGCATCGGCGCCAAATCCGAACTGGAAAAGCACAACATCGACACCATCGTCGACCTCCCCGGCGTCGGCAAGAACATGCAGGACCGCTACGAAGCAACCCTCATCGGCAAATCCCCGACAGACTTCGTCCTCACCACGAAATGCACgttcctcgaggaactgCCCGACCCCTGCTACgaggactggaagaacgGTGTCGGCTTCAAGGGCACGTACATGACCAACGGGATCGCCATTGCTGTTATCAAGAAGTCGTCTGTCGCGGAACACGACGAGCCCGATCTGCTTATCTCTGGTGCTCCTGGGAACTTCATGGGGTATTATCCTGGATTCCCGCAAGAGTGTCTTTCCGATGCGCAGCACTGGGCGTGGATTGTGCTTAAGTCTCGCTCGCGCAATAACGCGGGCACTGTTGAGTTGCGTTCCACGGATCCCAGGGATATGCCGGTTATCACCTTCCGCTCGTTTGACGAGGGTGTCACCACTGATGGCGCGGATGAGAAGGATCTCCAGGCTGTGTACGAGGCGATGGAGTTCTCGAGGGAGATCTTTGATAACGTTGTCCCGCTGGATGGGGATTTCACTGAATCCTGGCCTGGACGTGATAATGTTACAAATGAGAAAGAGATGAAGGAGTTTATCAAGAAAGAGGCCTGGGGGCATCATGCGTGCTGTACGGCGCCGattggtgatgatggtgatgagatGGCTGT